Proteins from a single region of Flavobacterium sp. K5-23:
- a CDS encoding DUF6702 family protein, producing MKKAFIITLLAIFSLSLVSFSAHKFYMAIYQVNYAPQKKMLQITSRIFIDDLNKALEKKYKKKLFLGLDKESAEELILLKKYINENFSIKVNGQSKSMNFLSKEIDDDVLICYWSIKEIAKINSLEISNSVLLDWNAEQQNITHINVLGIKKSILFTESSTKEMLKY from the coding sequence ATGAAAAAAGCATTTATAATTACACTTCTTGCGATATTTAGTTTGTCTTTAGTTTCCTTTAGCGCTCATAAATTTTATATGGCGATCTATCAGGTAAATTACGCTCCACAAAAGAAAATGTTACAAATCACTTCCAGGATTTTCATTGATGATTTGAATAAAGCGCTTGAGAAAAAATACAAGAAAAAATTGTTTTTAGGCCTAGATAAAGAATCAGCAGAAGAATTAATTCTGTTGAAAAAGTATATCAATGAAAATTTTTCGATTAAAGTAAACGGACAGTCAAAATCCATGAATTTCTTGAGTAAGGAAATAGACGATGATGTGCTGATTTGCTATTGGAGCATTAAAGAAATAGCTAAAATCAATTCTCTTGAAATAAGTAATTCTGTCTTGTTAGATTGGAATGCTGAGCAACAAAACATTACTCATATAAATGTTTTGGGAATTAAAAAAAGTATCCTCTTTACTGAATCTTCCACAAAAGAGATGTTAAAATATTAA
- a CDS encoding carboxypeptidase-like regulatory domain-containing protein, whose amino-acid sequence MNNKNTFLVILILLITQLFYGQVTKQITIQGVIVVENATAESINIVNQSSKLSAVSDKNGLFSILVKEGDVLVFSAVNLVTLHKTINNQDLTKEFISILMVTKSIDLDEVVINEYPQITAENLGIIPYGQKKYTPAERKLYTATSGGGIDGLLNAISGRKAMLKKNIIVEKKGQALNRLAYLFEDKYYIESLKIPVDYIQGFQYYCVENGEFVESLNTRNKTLSMFLIVSLAKNYNQINQNEN is encoded by the coding sequence ATGAATAATAAAAATACTTTTTTAGTAATCCTGATTTTGTTGATTACTCAGTTGTTTTATGGTCAAGTAACCAAACAGATTACGATTCAGGGTGTAATAGTTGTCGAGAACGCAACTGCTGAATCAATCAATATAGTTAATCAATCAAGTAAATTGAGTGCTGTTTCTGATAAAAACGGATTGTTTTCTATTTTGGTAAAAGAAGGAGATGTTTTGGTATTTTCTGCTGTAAATCTCGTAACTTTACATAAGACCATTAATAATCAGGATTTAACAAAGGAATTCATTTCGATACTGATGGTTACAAAAAGCATTGATCTCGATGAAGTTGTGATTAATGAATATCCTCAAATCACTGCTGAAAATTTAGGGATTATCCCATACGGTCAAAAAAAGTATACTCCTGCCGAAAGGAAGTTATATACAGCTACATCTGGTGGAGGAATTGACGGACTTTTAAATGCTATTTCTGGCCGCAAAGCAATGCTTAAAAAGAATATAATAGTAGAGAAAAAAGGACAGGCTTTAAATCGATTAGCTTACCTATTTGAAGACAAGTATTATATTGAATCTTTAAAAATTCCGGTTGATTACATTCAAGGATTTCAATATTATTGTGTGGAAAACGGGGAATTTGTAGAATCATTAAATACCAGGAATAAAACATTGTCAATGTTTTTAATTGTCAGTTTAGCAAAGAATTATAACCAAATTAATCAAAATGAAAACTAA
- a CDS encoding carboxypeptidase-like regulatory domain-containing protein: MNKKNIFSVILFLLITPFLFGQIDSRKIIYGVIVVENITGESINVVNQSLKLSTVSDKNGLFSILAKEGDVLVFSAVNLDTLHKIIIKHDLVLDVIRITMTPASIALKEVVVKERQKISAESLGIIPNGMKKYTSAERKLKTAGDFKPIMLLGLIGGSMPLDPLINMINGRTKRLKKDLEVERKEFCLKKLENMFDEDHIINKLGIPAIYVKGFEYFAVENENFIKNLNLGNKTVIEFLLGELAVKYKSIIANE, from the coding sequence ATGAATAAAAAAAATATTTTTTCAGTAATTCTGTTTTTGCTAATCACTCCGTTTTTATTTGGTCAGATAGACAGCAGGAAAATAATTTATGGAGTAATAGTTGTAGAGAATATCACTGGTGAATCTATTAATGTAGTCAATCAATCACTTAAATTGAGTACGGTTTCTGATAAAAATGGATTGTTTTCTATTTTGGCAAAAGAAGGAGATGTTTTGGTATTTTCTGCTGTAAATCTGGATACTTTACATAAAATAATAATCAAACATGACTTGGTCCTGGATGTGATTCGTATTACTATGACTCCAGCAAGTATTGCGCTTAAAGAAGTTGTAGTCAAAGAGCGTCAGAAAATATCGGCAGAGAGTTTGGGTATTATTCCTAACGGGATGAAAAAATATACTTCAGCCGAAAGGAAATTGAAAACAGCTGGTGATTTTAAACCTATCATGTTGTTAGGTTTAATTGGAGGTTCGATGCCTTTAGATCCGTTGATTAATATGATAAATGGTAGGACAAAAAGGCTTAAAAAGGATTTGGAAGTTGAAAGGAAAGAGTTTTGTTTAAAGAAATTGGAAAATATGTTTGATGAAGATCATATTATAAACAAGTTAGGTATTCCTGCTATCTATGTGAAAGGGTTTGAGTATTTTGCTGTAGAAAATGAAAACTTTATTAAGAATCTAAATTTGGGTAATAAAACGGTGATTGAGTTTTTATTAGGGGAACTCGCTGTAAAATATAAAAGCATTATTGCTAATGAATAA
- a CDS encoding carboxypeptidase-like regulatory domain-containing protein — MSWYLKLFLILYAANTMAQAPEQTKLKGKIRARISDIEGVYVINKNTEAAVTTDKEGFFSITAVEGDTLLFSAIQYKVLKLVLTCGHFEKDFIIVNVEPAMNLLNEVIIRKYDNINAVSLGIIPKGQKSYTQAERLLKTANSLDASASVGGMAGGSVSADPLFNWISGRTAMLKKGVEVESKIRCIQKLEYMFDKNHFINKLGIPAIYVKGFEYFAVENDKFTKILNSGNKTVIEFLLGELAVKYKSIIANE, encoded by the coding sequence ATGAGTTGGTATCTAAAGCTTTTTTTAATTTTATATGCTGCCAATACGATGGCACAAGCGCCTGAACAAACTAAATTAAAAGGTAAAATACGAGCTCGAATTTCTGACATCGAAGGGGTTTATGTTATCAATAAGAATACAGAGGCTGCTGTAACAACTGATAAAGAAGGTTTCTTTTCTATAACTGCAGTTGAGGGTGATACATTATTGTTTTCGGCAATACAGTATAAGGTACTCAAACTTGTATTAACTTGCGGTCATTTTGAAAAAGATTTTATCATAGTTAATGTGGAACCCGCAATGAATTTGTTGAATGAAGTTATTATTCGAAAGTATGATAATATAAACGCTGTTTCACTCGGAATTATCCCAAAAGGTCAAAAATCATATACACAAGCTGAACGATTATTGAAGACTGCCAATTCTCTTGATGCCTCTGCCAGTGTGGGTGGAATGGCTGGTGGCTCTGTTTCTGCAGATCCATTATTTAATTGGATTTCCGGTCGAACGGCGATGCTTAAGAAAGGAGTTGAAGTAGAAAGTAAAATTAGGTGTATACAAAAATTGGAATATATGTTTGATAAAAATCATTTTATAAACAAGTTAGGAATTCCAGCTATCTACGTGAAAGGGTTTGAGTATTTTGCTGTTGAAAATGACAAATTCACGAAGATTTTAAATTCAGGTAATAAAACAGTAATTGAGTTTTTATTAGGCGAGCTCGCTGTGAAATATAAAAGCATTATTGCGAATGAATAA
- the pepE gene encoding dipeptidase PepE: MKNIIIASTSTLHGGDYLEYLLPELKNHFKECKTVLFIPYSRPSGITHEEYTAKVSQAFAKIDIDVKGIHEYIDAGIAIKNAEGIFTGGGNTFLLVYQLYKNELITTLAETVKNGTPYLGTSAGSNICGLSMQNTNDMPIIYPPSFQTLGLIPFNINAHYLDPDTQSKHMGETRETRIKEFHAFNTIPVLGLREGSWLEVKGEKTFLRGTLTARLFKQNQTAIELESGSDLSGLK; the protein is encoded by the coding sequence ATGAAAAACATTATCATAGCCAGTACATCCACCCTACACGGTGGTGACTATTTAGAATACCTGTTACCAGAGTTAAAAAACCATTTTAAAGAGTGCAAAACAGTATTATTCATTCCTTACTCAAGGCCAAGCGGTATTACACATGAGGAATACACTGCAAAGGTTTCTCAGGCTTTTGCCAAAATAGATATTGATGTAAAAGGAATACATGAATATATAGATGCCGGAATTGCAATAAAAAATGCCGAAGGAATATTTACGGGAGGCGGAAATACTTTTTTATTAGTTTACCAATTGTATAAAAATGAACTAATAACAACTCTTGCGGAAACTGTAAAAAACGGAACTCCTTATTTAGGGACTAGTGCGGGAAGTAACATATGTGGACTAAGTATGCAGAATACGAATGACATGCCTATTATTTATCCTCCAAGTTTTCAAACATTAGGCTTAATTCCTTTTAACATAAATGCCCATTACTTAGATCCCGACACACAGTCAAAACATATGGGAGAAACACGTGAAACCAGAATCAAAGAATTCCATGCATTTAATACTATTCCAGTATTAGGACTTAGAGAAGGAAGCTGGCTGGAAGTAAAAGGAGAAAAAACTTTCTTAAGAGGAACTTTGACTGCACGTCTTTTTAAACAAAATCAAACTGCAATAGAACTGGAATCAGGAAGTGACCTAAGTGGCTTAAAATAA
- a CDS encoding murein L,D-transpeptidase catalytic domain family protein, whose amino-acid sequence MHYKLFPAFLFLLFSLSQTKASFYNTKSTSSKELAVKTVVTIDDEVEAVYNDLHSNQYALPKLESFSQALKSFYTLKEKGLVTKDILTLVDFSLSSNTKRLWVIDLTTNTILYNSLVAHGRNTGEEFANSFSNSNESFKSSLGLYVTGETYNGKHGMSLRLDGLEKGVNDHARARGVVMHAANYVSGSFIKNNKRLGRSLGCPAIPEELKEEIINTIKGKSCLFIYHQSRDVKTDSELVS is encoded by the coding sequence ATGCATTATAAATTATTTCCCGCCTTTTTATTTTTGTTATTTTCACTTTCTCAAACTAAAGCATCTTTTTATAACACAAAGAGTACCAGTTCAAAAGAATTGGCTGTAAAAACTGTTGTAACTATAGATGATGAAGTTGAGGCCGTTTATAACGACTTACATTCTAATCAATATGCTTTACCTAAATTGGAAAGTTTTTCTCAGGCTTTGAAGAGTTTTTATACTCTAAAAGAAAAAGGATTGGTTACAAAAGATATTTTGACATTAGTTGACTTTAGTTTGTCTTCGAATACTAAAAGACTTTGGGTAATTGATTTAACGACTAATACTATTTTATATAATTCACTTGTTGCTCATGGTAGAAATACCGGAGAGGAATTTGCAAATAGTTTTTCTAATTCAAATGAGTCTTTCAAAAGCAGCTTAGGACTTTATGTTACTGGAGAGACTTATAACGGGAAACATGGTATGTCATTGCGTTTAGATGGCTTGGAGAAAGGGGTAAATGATCATGCTAGGGCAAGAGGTGTTGTAATGCATGCCGCTAATTATGTTTCTGGGTCTTTCATTAAAAACAATAAAAGATTAGGGAGAAGTTTAGGTTGTCCCGCAATTCCAGAAGAATTAAAAGAAGAAATTATCAATACGATAAAGGGTAAATCATGTTTGTTTATCTATCATCAATCGAGAGATGTTAAAACAGATTCTGAGTTGGTTTCTTAA
- a CDS encoding DUF5916 domain-containing protein produces MQKFYYSLLILFVFNNFNAYSQKKNLIAKSTTQNISIDGKMNEAAWKENTEIATDFIMFEPDNGKPISKDKKTEVKVLYDNDAIYIMAILYDNEPDKIQKEITNRDVFGVSDHFSVSINGFNDGQQDFRFYVSAAGVQMDCLATEDNEDFVWDAIWDSEVSITDFGWVVEMKIPYAALRFSNAQKQTWGLNFMREIKRDVQKYTWNHVDTKIGAVITQAGTLEGIENIKTSTRLFFIPYTSFYYQKNDSDSDKTFKGGLDIKYGINDSFTLDAILVPDFGQTKFDNAILNLEPFEQRFDENRPFFTEGTNLFNIGNLFYSRRIGGAPSSVPEVSDDEEITEYPSTVDLLNAVKISGRTEKGLGIGFLNAVTERTKATILNNLTNETREEVIEPLTNYNVMVFDQRFNQNSSVSFVNTNVTRNGSFRDANVSALLFDLSTKANSYNLYGDFKYSTINDIEDYNGFKTSLNFAKTSGQYRYALSGKYISENYDVNDLGIIFYTNYHNAYAKGSYRIVNPTKYFNTFKFEQELNFEIQNTTGKSQEAWHKTTLKATTLNNHYFEFALVITPFETFDFYEPRVAGRYLQIPRKISSYFGTEFNRNSAFTFDFTPSFTLFDQDKRITYGIALGPKYRVNDKLSLFYVLDYTRKNNDIGWVGFENSDIIIGKRNREILQNDFTGKYAINNKMTLNLTARYYWSYSDNLEYYNLQDDGYLVENNSYSLNKNRNFNSWNFDLSYSWWFAPGSQISVLYRNYGLERSNQVERNLSTNLKNVFNSDLTSIFSISLRYFIDYNTVKNKF; encoded by the coding sequence ATGCAAAAATTCTACTATTCTTTATTAATATTGTTTGTTTTCAACAATTTCAATGCATATAGTCAAAAAAAGAACCTTATAGCGAAATCTACTACACAGAATATAAGCATTGACGGGAAAATGAATGAGGCTGCCTGGAAAGAAAACACGGAAATCGCCACTGATTTCATCATGTTTGAACCGGATAATGGCAAACCTATTAGCAAAGATAAAAAAACAGAAGTAAAAGTATTATATGATAATGATGCCATCTATATAATGGCAATATTATACGACAATGAACCTGATAAAATTCAAAAAGAAATAACTAATCGTGATGTTTTTGGAGTATCTGATCATTTTTCGGTTTCTATAAATGGATTTAATGATGGTCAGCAAGATTTTAGATTTTATGTAAGTGCTGCTGGAGTTCAAATGGACTGTTTAGCGACAGAAGATAATGAAGATTTTGTATGGGATGCCATTTGGGACAGTGAAGTTTCCATAACTGATTTTGGATGGGTGGTAGAGATGAAAATCCCTTATGCCGCTTTGCGATTTTCTAATGCCCAAAAACAAACCTGGGGATTGAATTTTATGCGAGAAATAAAACGCGACGTTCAAAAATACACTTGGAATCATGTGGATACAAAAATTGGTGCCGTAATTACTCAAGCGGGGACACTTGAAGGAATTGAAAATATAAAAACATCAACCCGTCTTTTCTTCATTCCTTACACCTCTTTTTATTATCAAAAAAATGATAGCGACTCCGATAAAACATTCAAAGGAGGATTAGACATTAAATATGGGATTAACGACTCCTTTACTTTAGACGCAATACTGGTTCCTGATTTTGGCCAAACAAAATTTGACAATGCTATATTAAACCTAGAACCTTTCGAACAAAGGTTTGATGAAAACAGGCCTTTTTTTACAGAAGGAACTAATTTATTCAACATAGGGAATTTATTTTATTCCAGAAGAATTGGTGGCGCACCCAGTAGCGTCCCTGAAGTGTCTGATGATGAAGAAATAACTGAATATCCAAGTACTGTAGATTTGTTAAATGCAGTAAAAATATCGGGCAGAACTGAAAAAGGATTGGGAATTGGGTTTTTAAATGCAGTTACCGAGAGAACAAAAGCGACTATCCTAAATAACCTTACTAATGAAACCCGTGAAGAAGTAATAGAGCCCTTAACCAATTACAACGTAATGGTCTTTGATCAACGATTCAATCAAAACTCATCAGTATCTTTTGTAAATACTAACGTCACTCGTAACGGTAGTTTTAGAGACGCTAATGTTTCAGCTTTACTTTTTGATTTAAGCACTAAAGCAAACTCCTATAATTTATACGGGGATTTCAAATACAGCACAATAAATGACATTGAAGATTATAATGGTTTTAAAACATCGTTAAACTTTGCCAAAACAAGCGGTCAATACAGGTACGCCCTTTCTGGCAAATACATTTCCGAAAATTATGACGTCAATGACTTAGGAATTATTTTTTACACCAATTACCACAATGCTTACGCCAAAGGAAGCTACCGTATAGTGAACCCAACAAAATATTTCAACACTTTTAAATTCGAGCAAGAATTAAATTTTGAAATTCAAAACACTACAGGGAAATCCCAAGAAGCTTGGCATAAAACTACTTTAAAAGCAACAACATTAAACAATCATTATTTTGAATTTGCTTTAGTAATTACCCCTTTTGAAACTTTCGACTTTTACGAACCTCGAGTGGCTGGAAGGTATCTGCAGATTCCAAGAAAAATCTCCTCTTATTTTGGTACAGAATTTAACCGTAACAGCGCATTTACTTTTGATTTCACCCCAAGTTTCACATTGTTTGACCAAGACAAAAGAATTACTTACGGGATTGCATTAGGACCAAAATATAGGGTTAATGATAAATTGTCTTTGTTCTACGTGTTAGATTACACTCGTAAAAACAATGATATCGGATGGGTAGGTTTTGAAAATTCAGACATTATTATTGGAAAAAGAAACAGAGAGATTTTACAAAATGATTTTACCGGAAAATATGCTATAAACAATAAAATGACTTTAAATCTTACTGCTCGTTATTATTGGTCTTATTCTGATAATTTAGAATACTACAATTTACAGGACGATGGTTATCTAGTTGAAAACAATAGTTATTCTTTAAACAAAAACAGAAACTTCAACTCTTGGAATTTTGATTTATCCTATTCGTGGTGGTTTGCCCCTGGTAGTCAAATCTCTGTTTTGTACCGTAATTATGGGCTAGAAAGGTCTAACCAAGTCGAAAGAAACCTTTCTACAAATCTAAAAAACGTTTTCAACTCCGATCTTACCAGTATCTTTTCAATAAGTCTGCGTTACTTTATAGATTATAATACTGTGAAAAATAAATTCTAG